One genomic window of Vibrio rhizosphaerae includes the following:
- a CDS encoding methyl-accepting chemotaxis protein — MSMLRNIKVSRKLAWLVFVAIIGFVVLLIIANQTLERNLLSEKKQRLSAVIESVISQIAYLDQTLPKEEAQKQAKLLLNATRFDGDNYLFTLDKSRYIIDHPLKPELNGKQMGQMNNPEDKRWFEFVEAGQKQGGDMVLYRFENTNGEITDKLSYLNSYKPWGWIIGSGMLVSDIDNEISSLLLKMGLSTLLIVAGMILLGTIIARSIIIPLDHIKNTMQHIVKGDMTVEIPIMGKDEIGILAQRINETISSIRTALYESVKSAKQLSEAANRIAASAEDTSQAVSSQKDQLTQIATAMNEMSATVADVANHAESTAKDTAEASQEAGMGDKDVSSSVESIKSLSQELEVASDRVNKLKEGVMEISEVTSVISGISEQTNLLALNAAIEAARAGEQGRGFAVVADEVRNLASRTNQSTEEIQSTINRLQQLAVSTADAMQKSQDLAYNSVQCAEGSGSDLKLIVTHIQHISDKSAQIATAAEEQSAVAEEMNRNISGINDAAQEMSDSATTLAKESERLASMSHQLDDKLMRFKL, encoded by the coding sequence ATGTCAATGCTAAGAAATATCAAAGTCAGCCGAAAACTGGCCTGGTTAGTATTCGTTGCGATTATCGGTTTTGTTGTATTACTCATAATTGCAAATCAAACATTAGAAAGAAACTTACTCAGTGAAAAAAAGCAACGCCTTTCGGCAGTCATTGAATCCGTCATTTCTCAAATTGCTTACCTTGACCAAACCCTGCCTAAAGAAGAAGCTCAAAAACAGGCAAAATTGTTACTCAACGCTACACGCTTTGATGGGGACAATTATCTATTCACGTTAGACAAATCACGGTACATCATTGATCACCCCTTAAAACCTGAGTTGAATGGTAAACAGATGGGGCAAATGAATAACCCTGAAGATAAACGCTGGTTTGAATTTGTAGAAGCGGGCCAGAAACAAGGCGGTGATATGGTGCTTTATCGCTTTGAAAATACCAATGGTGAAATAACCGATAAGTTATCCTATCTAAATAGTTATAAACCTTGGGGATGGATTATTGGCTCAGGAATGCTCGTCTCTGATATTGATAATGAAATATCCTCATTATTACTCAAAATGGGTTTATCTACGCTTCTTATTGTCGCTGGCATGATTTTACTCGGCACAATCATTGCCCGCTCAATCATTATTCCATTGGATCATATAAAAAATACCATGCAGCATATTGTGAAGGGCGATATGACTGTTGAAATTCCAATTATGGGTAAAGACGAGATCGGTATTCTGGCCCAACGTATTAATGAAACAATTAGCTCGATTCGTACCGCTTTATATGAATCCGTGAAGTCTGCCAAGCAACTTTCTGAAGCGGCAAACCGAATAGCAGCATCCGCGGAAGATACTAGCCAAGCCGTGAGTTCTCAGAAAGATCAACTCACCCAAATTGCAACGGCAATGAATGAAATGAGTGCCACGGTCGCAGATGTGGCTAATCACGCTGAATCAACCGCCAAAGATACCGCAGAAGCAAGTCAGGAAGCCGGAATGGGCGACAAAGATGTCTCATCAAGTGTTGAAAGCATCAAATCCTTATCTCAAGAGTTGGAAGTCGCCTCTGATCGGGTCAATAAACTTAAAGAAGGTGTAATGGAAATCAGTGAAGTGACTTCCGTCATTAGCGGAATTTCCGAGCAAACCAACCTACTGGCCCTGAATGCGGCGATAGAAGCCGCCCGAGCCGGGGAACAGGGCCGTGGCTTTGCGGTTGTGGCTGATGAAGTCCGTAATCTGGCCAGCCGGACCAATCAATCCACCGAAGAGATTCAGAGTACCATTAATCGATTGCAACAATTGGCAGTCAGCACCGCTGACGCTATGCAGAAGAGTCAGGATCTGGCTTACAACAGTGTCCAGTGTGCGGAAGGCTCCGGTAGCGACTTAAAATTGATTGTCACTCATATTCAGCATATCAGTGATAAGTCGGCACAAATTGCGACCGCTGCCGAAGAGCAAAGCGCAGTTGCTGAAGAGATGAACCGCAACATTTCCGGCATTAACGACGCGGCTCAGGAGATGTCCGACTCAGCAACCACGCTCGCCAAAGAGAGTGAACGTTTAGCCAGTATGTCTCATCAACTCGATGACAAACTCATGCGGTTCAAACTGTAA
- a CDS encoding glycine cleavage system protein R, with protein MPQLFIVSFIGDAAPADIHHLAAITHENGGQWMISKINYLENRVAALIKVSAPEETAMYIKDAFLSQPNLSTMITDCAPHDTEQKKEYNLRIDANDRAGIVNEITHLLDSQRIRVLDMNCQRIFISDSHGINSSLFTAHISLRLPETLFIDDIISELESLSEDTQVMLDSSSTH; from the coding sequence ATGCCCCAGCTATTTATTGTCAGCTTTATCGGTGATGCTGCACCAGCAGATATCCATCATCTAGCCGCGATTACCCATGAAAATGGCGGGCAATGGATGATTAGTAAAATCAATTATTTAGAAAACCGGGTCGCTGCACTAATCAAGGTATCTGCACCTGAAGAGACCGCCATGTATATTAAAGATGCCTTTCTGTCACAACCCAACTTATCAACGATGATTACCGACTGTGCGCCACATGATACCGAACAGAAAAAAGAATATAATTTGAGAATCGATGCGAATGACAGAGCTGGTATCGTCAATGAAATTACTCACTTACTCGATAGTCAGCGAATTAGAGTGTTAGATATGAATTGCCAGCGGATATTTATTTCTGACAGCCACGGCATCAATTCCAGTTTATTTACAGCACACATTTCCCTTCGTTTACCCGAGACATTATTCATCGATGATATTATCAGTGAACTTGAATCGTTGAGTGAAGATACTCAAGTCATGCTTGATAGTTCATCAACGCACTAA
- a CDS encoding CinA family nicotinamide mononucleotide deamidase-related protein: MLKVAMLSTGEEVLHGDIQDTNATWLSNLFFEQGYPLTKRSTAGDNRQVLRDEILTLALNSDVLIVNGGLGPTSDDLSAEVAAEAAEQPLVLFPDWLEVMKARFAQRNLVMSDSNIKQAMLPEQATVLNNPIGTACGFKVEIQGCLCYFTPGVPVEFHKMIHEQVLPDLKQQFPDASDLVCHRLYTLGSSESVLEDLLRQVELPETYLLGFRAYLPFIEIKLFGPAGQDNEMYRLMEEIFSHVSEWTVSIDQPMLAQLSQTMHNSGKTLAVAEQSTRGWLVDWLFSDDAIFELCGSSWVLSPKVSQKMSAQDPVSAILALASATKEKSETDLALVTGEFRDDGFTLALSAKEGEWAQQLKFKRDYRADERKILIGTIAADMLLRYLSSKPVFGKYSSTLSEKQIYIPTTS; the protein is encoded by the coding sequence ATGCTAAAAGTTGCGATGCTTAGTACCGGTGAAGAAGTACTCCATGGAGATATTCAAGACACGAATGCGACATGGTTGTCGAATCTTTTTTTTGAACAAGGCTATCCACTGACCAAGCGTTCAACCGCTGGTGATAATCGTCAGGTGCTTCGCGATGAAATTTTGACGCTGGCTTTAAATTCAGATGTTTTGATCGTGAATGGTGGCTTAGGGCCAACCAGCGATGATTTGTCTGCCGAGGTCGCGGCAGAAGCCGCTGAGCAACCATTGGTCCTGTTTCCTGATTGGCTTGAAGTCATGAAAGCACGTTTCGCTCAGCGGAACTTGGTGATGTCTGACAGTAATATCAAACAAGCGATGTTACCGGAACAGGCAACGGTATTGAATAATCCGATTGGGACTGCTTGTGGGTTTAAAGTCGAAATTCAGGGATGTCTCTGTTATTTCACGCCGGGGGTTCCGGTAGAATTTCATAAAATGATTCATGAACAAGTATTGCCCGACTTAAAGCAACAATTTCCCGATGCTTCAGATTTAGTCTGTCATCGTTTATATACACTCGGTTCGTCCGAGTCGGTTTTGGAAGATTTGCTCCGGCAGGTTGAATTACCTGAGACGTATCTGCTGGGTTTCCGTGCTTACCTGCCTTTTATTGAGATCAAGTTGTTCGGACCGGCAGGGCAGGACAATGAAATGTACCGTTTAATGGAAGAAATATTTAGCCATGTCTCCGAATGGACGGTCAGTATTGATCAACCGATGCTTGCCCAACTTTCACAAACCATGCATAACAGTGGTAAAACGCTGGCGGTTGCTGAACAATCGACGCGTGGTTGGCTGGTGGATTGGCTGTTCAGTGATGACGCGATCTTTGAATTGTGTGGCAGCAGTTGGGTATTGAGCCCGAAAGTCTCCCAGAAAATGTCAGCTCAGGATCCGGTTTCTGCGATATTAGCACTAGCCAGTGCAACGAAAGAAAAAAGTGAGACGGACCTTGCGCTTGTGACGGGTGAATTCCGTGACGATGGTTTTACGCTGGCGTTATCGGCGAAGGAAGGGGAGTGGGCACAACAACTGAAGTTTAAACGGGATTATCGCGCCGATGAGCGAAAAATTTTAATCGGCACAATTGCCGCCGATATGTTGTTGCGTTACCTGTCTTCCAAACCAGTCTTTGGCAAGTATTCATCGACTCTGTCAGAGAAACAGATTTATATTCCCACAACATCATGA
- the yfaE gene encoding class I ribonucleotide reductase maintenance protein YfaE, translated as MPILKINQILTIESNGSETLLESMENAGLNVEYNCRDGHCGACRCKLSAGEVEYVGFAIAYTQSDEILPCICRASSQHIELQDVHYVHKVKRA; from the coding sequence ATGCCAATCCTCAAAATCAATCAGATACTGACGATCGAATCCAATGGCTCCGAGACATTACTGGAGAGCATGGAAAACGCCGGGCTGAATGTTGAATACAACTGCAGAGACGGGCACTGTGGTGCCTGTCGATGTAAGTTATCAGCCGGGGAAGTTGAGTATGTGGGTTTTGCAATCGCATATACTCAGTCTGATGAGATATTACCTTGTATATGCCGGGCAAGCAGTCAACATATAGAACTTCAGGATGTACATTATGTACATAAAGTGAAGCGAGCCTAG
- the nrdB gene encoding class Ia ribonucleoside-diphosphate reductase subunit beta has protein sequence MAYSTFTQKKNNQLKEPMFLGQPVNVARYDQQKYEIFEKLIEKQLSFFWRPEEVDVSTDRINYNNLPDHEKHIFISNLKYQTLLDSIQGRSPNVALLPLVSLPELETWIETWSFSETIHSRSYTHIIRNIVNDPAAVFDDIVENEHIIKRAGDIAHYYDELIKLTNDYHRYGEGKHVINNQTVVVSLNELKKKLYLCLMSVNALEAIRFYVSFACSFAFAERELMEGNAKIIKLIARDEALHLTGTQHMLNLLRNGQDDFTFIQIAEECKQECFDLFKTAAEQEKEWAEYLFKDGSMIGLNKDILCQYVEYITNIRMQAVGLEAAYPGAVNNPIPWINAWLSSDNVQVAPQEAEISSYLVGQIDNQVNLDDFEGFEL, from the coding sequence ATGGCTTACAGCACTTTTACACAAAAGAAGAATAACCAGCTCAAAGAACCGATGTTTCTTGGTCAACCTGTAAACGTGGCACGTTATGACCAACAAAAATATGAGATCTTCGAAAAATTAATCGAGAAACAGCTCTCTTTCTTCTGGCGTCCCGAAGAAGTCGATGTATCGACAGATCGGATCAATTACAACAATTTGCCGGATCATGAGAAGCATATTTTTATTTCCAACCTGAAATATCAAACGCTGCTCGACTCTATTCAGGGACGTAGTCCGAACGTCGCACTGCTTCCTTTAGTTTCACTCCCCGAATTGGAAACATGGATTGAAACTTGGTCTTTCTCTGAAACGATTCATTCTCGTTCCTATACGCATATTATCCGGAATATCGTCAATGACCCGGCAGCCGTGTTCGATGATATTGTTGAAAATGAGCACATCATTAAACGCGCCGGTGACATTGCCCATTATTACGACGAACTGATCAAACTGACCAACGACTATCACCGTTATGGCGAAGGCAAACATGTCATTAATAATCAAACCGTGGTTGTCAGCCTCAATGAACTCAAGAAAAAACTCTATTTATGTCTGATGTCAGTGAACGCCCTTGAGGCCATTCGCTTCTATGTCAGCTTTGCCTGCTCTTTTGCATTTGCTGAACGAGAACTGATGGAAGGAAATGCTAAAATTATTAAGCTGATTGCTCGTGACGAGGCGCTGCATCTGACCGGTACACAGCATATGCTCAATCTGCTTCGCAATGGTCAGGATGATTTTACCTTCATTCAGATCGCGGAAGAGTGTAAACAAGAATGTTTTGACTTGTTTAAAACCGCAGCGGAGCAAGAGAAAGAATGGGCAGAATATCTGTTCAAAGATGGCTCAATGATTGGTCTGAATAAAGATATTCTCTGTCAATATGTTGAGTATATTACCAATATCCGGATGCAAGCCGTCGGTCTGGAAGCCGCTTATCCCGGTGCAGTCAATAATCCGATTCCTTGGATTAATGCTTGGCTGTCTTCAGACAACGTTCAAGTGGCACCTCAGGAAGCCGAGATCAGCTCCTATCTGGTCGGTCAGATTGATAATCAAGTGAACCTTGATGACTTTGAAGGCTTTGAGCTGTAA
- the nrdA gene encoding class 1a ribonucleoside-diphosphate reductase subunit alpha: protein MNQQLTVTKRDGRKEQIDLDKIHRVITWAAEGLQNVSVSQVELRAHIQFYDGITTSDIHETLIKSAADLISEDSPDYQYLAARLAVFHLRKKAYGQYEPPTLFDHVTKLVEMGKYDRHLIEDYTQAEWIELGNYIDHRRDLNFSYAAVKQLEGKYFVQNRVTGQIYESAQFLYILVSACLFAKYPQETRLSYIKRFYDATSQFQISLPTPIMSGVRTPTRQFSSCVLIECGDSLDSINATASSIVRYVSQRAGIGINAGRIRALGSEIRGGEAFHTGCIPFYKYFQTAVKCCSQGGVRGGAATVFYPLWHREAQSLLVLKNNRGVEENRVRHMDYGVQLNKLMYTRLVQGGNISLFSPSDVPGLYDAFFQDQAEFERLYVQYENDASIKRETVKAVELFTLLMQERASTGRIYIQNVDHCNTHSPFDASVAPVRQSNLCLEIALPTKPLNNVEDETGEIALCTLSAFNLGAIQSLDDFEELSDLVVRALDALLDYQDYPLPAARKATMNRRTLGVGVINYAYYLAKHGVKYSDGSANALTHRTFEAMQYYLLKASMNLAKEQGRCPAFNETNYAKGLMPIDTYKKDIDQLCAEPLHYDWDQLRADVMEYGLRNSTLTALMPSETSSQISNATNGIEPPRGYISVKASKDGILKQVVPEFTELKSNYELLWDIGSNNGYLHLVSIMQKFVDQSISANTNYDPTRYETGRVPMKQLLQDLLTAYKFGVKTLYYHNTRDGAKDDQKDVTASVIAEDDDCAGGACKI from the coding sequence ATGAACCAGCAACTCACAGTTACGAAGCGCGATGGGCGTAAAGAACAAATCGATCTAGATAAGATCCATCGGGTTATCACCTGGGCAGCAGAAGGGCTGCAAAATGTATCGGTTTCACAGGTAGAACTCAGAGCTCATATCCAATTTTACGATGGCATCACCACTTCCGATATTCATGAGACACTGATTAAATCCGCCGCCGATCTAATCTCCGAAGATTCGCCAGATTATCAATATCTTGCCGCCAGACTTGCGGTCTTCCATCTAAGGAAGAAAGCCTATGGCCAATATGAGCCGCCAACACTGTTCGACCATGTCACAAAACTGGTTGAAATGGGTAAATATGATCGTCATCTCATTGAAGATTATACACAAGCAGAGTGGATCGAATTAGGCAACTATATCGATCACCGCCGCGATCTGAATTTCTCTTATGCAGCAGTCAAGCAGTTGGAAGGTAAGTACTTTGTCCAGAACCGTGTGACCGGACAAATCTATGAGAGTGCGCAATTCTTGTATATTCTGGTCTCGGCCTGCCTGTTTGCCAAATATCCTCAGGAAACGCGCCTGAGCTATATCAAACGTTTCTACGATGCAACGTCACAATTTCAGATCTCTTTGCCGACCCCAATTATGTCTGGTGTCCGTACTCCGACGCGCCAGTTCAGTTCCTGTGTCTTGATCGAGTGCGGGGATAGTCTCGACTCAATCAATGCAACTGCAAGTTCGATTGTCCGTTACGTCTCACAACGTGCTGGTATCGGTATTAACGCAGGTCGCATTCGTGCCTTGGGCTCTGAAATCCGAGGCGGAGAAGCATTTCACACCGGTTGTATCCCTTTCTATAAATACTTCCAGACCGCTGTTAAATGTTGCTCTCAAGGGGGCGTTCGTGGTGGCGCTGCCACGGTCTTCTATCCGCTGTGGCACCGCGAAGCACAATCACTGCTGGTCCTCAAAAATAACCGGGGGGTTGAAGAAAACCGGGTTCGCCATATGGACTACGGTGTGCAACTGAACAAACTCATGTATACCCGTCTGGTTCAAGGCGGTAATATTTCGCTGTTCTCCCCTTCTGATGTACCGGGACTCTACGATGCATTCTTCCAGGATCAGGCAGAGTTTGAGCGTTTATATGTCCAGTATGAAAATGATGCGTCAATCAAGAGAGAAACCGTTAAAGCGGTTGAACTGTTTACACTGCTGATGCAAGAGCGAGCTTCAACCGGCCGGATCTACATTCAAAACGTTGATCACTGCAATACGCATAGCCCGTTTGACGCAAGCGTTGCCCCGGTTCGCCAGTCGAATCTCTGTCTTGAAATTGCATTACCGACAAAACCTTTAAACAATGTTGAAGATGAAACGGGTGAAATTGCCTTGTGTACGCTGTCAGCATTTAACTTAGGGGCAATTCAGTCTCTGGATGACTTTGAAGAGTTATCCGATCTGGTCGTCCGGGCACTGGATGCATTGCTCGACTATCAAGATTACCCGCTGCCAGCAGCACGTAAAGCAACCATGAATCGCCGGACACTGGGTGTTGGTGTGATCAACTATGCCTACTATCTGGCAAAACATGGGGTTAAATATTCAGACGGTAGTGCCAATGCCCTCACTCACCGTACTTTTGAAGCGATGCAATATTATTTGCTAAAAGCATCCATGAATTTGGCAAAAGAGCAAGGTCGCTGCCCTGCCTTTAATGAAACCAACTATGCGAAAGGCCTCATGCCAATTGATACCTACAAGAAGGATATTGATCAGCTTTGTGCCGAACCGCTGCATTATGATTGGGATCAACTTCGTGCCGACGTCATGGAATACGGGTTAAGAAACTCGACCCTGACTGCATTAATGCCTTCAGAGACCTCCTCTCAGATCTCAAATGCAACCAATGGGATTGAGCCACCACGTGGTTATATTTCGGTCAAAGCGTCGAAAGACGGTATTTTGAAGCAAGTCGTTCCTGAGTTCACTGAATTGAAATCTAACTACGAACTATTATGGGATATTGGCTCGAATAACGGTTATCTACATCTGGTGAGCATTATGCAGAAATTTGTTGATCAATCGATTTCTGCAAATACCAACTATGATCCGACCCGTTATGAAACCGGCAGAGTTCCGATGAAGCAACTGCTTCAAGATCTGCTGACTGCTTACAAATTTGGCGTAAAAACCCTGTATTATCACAACACCAGAGATGGTGCGAAAGATGATCAGAAGGATGTCACAGCATCCGTGATCGCTGAAGATGATGACTGTGCCGGTGGCGCCTGTAAGATTTAA
- the ubiG gene encoding bifunctional 2-polyprenyl-6-hydroxyphenol methylase/3-demethylubiquinol 3-O-methyltransferase UbiG — translation MTTQNVDPKEIQKFEDMASRWWDLEGEFKPLHQINPLRLDYVLQQSNGLFGKQVLDVGCGGGILAESMAREGATVTGLDMGKEPLEVARLHALESQLQIDYVQTTIEEHAQQHPAAYDVVTCMEMIEHVPEPQSIIQACSRLVKPGGHVFFSTLNRNLKSYLFAIVGAEKLLKIVPEGTHDHEKFIRPSELFRMIDQTSLQERGITGLHYNPFTQTYRLGHRVDVNYIVHTTRPE, via the coding sequence ATGACAACACAGAATGTGGACCCGAAAGAAATTCAAAAATTTGAAGACATGGCTTCCCGGTGGTGGGATCTGGAAGGAGAATTTAAACCTCTCCATCAAATCAACCCGCTTCGACTTGATTATGTTTTGCAGCAATCAAATGGACTATTTGGTAAACAGGTTCTGGATGTCGGATGTGGTGGCGGGATTCTCGCTGAAAGTATGGCGCGCGAAGGTGCAACGGTCACGGGGCTCGACATGGGAAAAGAGCCGTTGGAAGTTGCGCGGCTCCATGCCTTGGAAAGCCAGTTACAAATTGATTATGTCCAGACAACGATTGAAGAGCACGCACAACAACATCCTGCCGCTTATGATGTTGTGACCTGTATGGAAATGATCGAGCATGTCCCTGAACCACAATCGATTATTCAGGCGTGTTCCCGACTGGTTAAGCCCGGCGGACATGTATTCTTTTCAACCCTGAACCGTAATTTGAAATCCTATCTGTTTGCAATTGTCGGTGCAGAAAAATTGCTGAAGATTGTCCCGGAAGGCACACATGACCATGAGAAATTTATTCGTCCTTCAGAGTTATTCCGGATGATCGATCAGACATCACTGCAAGAGCGGGGAATCACTGGGTTACATTATAATCCTTTCACTCAAACATATCGTCTCGGACACAGAGTCGATGTCAATTATATTGTGCACACAACACGGCCTGAATAA
- the gyrA gene encoding DNA topoisomerase (ATP-hydrolyzing) subunit A: protein MSDLAKEITPVSIEDELRGSYLDYAMSVIVGRALPDARDGLKPVHRRVLYAMSVLGNDWNKPYKKSARVVGDVIGKYHPHGDSAVYDTIVRMAQPFSLRYMLVDGQGNFGSIDGDSAAAMRYTEVRMAKIAHELLADLDKETVDYVSNYDDTEQIPAVLPTKVPNLLVNGSSGIAVGMATNIPPHNLGEVIDGCLAFIDNEDITIDELIEYIPGPDFPTAAMISGRKGIIDAYKTGRGKIYLRSKADIETDKNGRETIVVTEIPYQVNKARLIEKIAELVKDKKVEGISALRDESDKDGMRIVIECKRDAVGEVVLNNLYSQTQLQTTFGINMVALDNGQPKLFNLKELLKCFVDHRREVVTRRTIFELRKARDRAHILEGLALALANIDDIIELIRRAPTPAEAKAGLLARGWSLGDVAAMLERAGVDAARPDWLEPQYGIRDGLYFLTEQQAQAILELRLHRLTGLEHEKILDEYKALLEEIAELMLILSSTERLMEVIREELEAVRNGFGDNRLTEITAASHDIDLEELIAREDVVVTLSHERYVKYQSLSDYESQRRGGKGKSATKMKDEDYIERLLVANTHDNILCFSTRGKTYRLKVYQLPHATRTARGKPINNILPLEENERITAILRVAEYSEDKFIFMATGDGTVKKTSLDQFANVRSNGLIAVNLRDDDSLIGVDITDGNSEIMLFSKAGKVVRFNEQHVRAMGRTASGVRGMKLADNDQVVSLIVPSEQGDILTVTENGYGKRTDLNEYPTKGRATQGVVSIKVSERNGCVVGAVQVDSGDEFMMITNAGTLVRTRVGEVSQVGRNTQGVTLIRTAEDEKVVGLQRIEEVEDADIDASVVDESVVADDTTEDSSSSSEPLAPNEGESSDEQDLSDD, encoded by the coding sequence ATGAGCGATCTAGCTAAAGAGATCACGCCTGTCAGTATAGAAGATGAGCTGAGAGGCTCATACCTTGACTATGCAATGTCAGTCATTGTAGGTCGGGCTCTTCCTGATGCACGTGACGGACTTAAACCTGTGCACCGTCGGGTACTATACGCAATGAGCGTGTTGGGGAATGATTGGAATAAACCCTACAAAAAATCGGCTCGTGTTGTCGGAGATGTTATCGGTAAATATCACCCCCATGGTGATAGTGCCGTTTACGACACGATTGTACGGATGGCACAACCGTTTTCACTTCGTTATATGCTGGTCGATGGTCAAGGAAACTTTGGCTCGATTGATGGTGATTCTGCTGCGGCCATGCGTTATACCGAAGTTCGGATGGCAAAAATTGCCCACGAATTGCTTGCCGATCTGGATAAAGAAACGGTCGATTACGTTTCAAACTACGATGATACCGAGCAAATCCCAGCGGTCTTACCAACTAAAGTACCGAACCTGTTGGTCAATGGCTCTTCCGGGATTGCAGTTGGTATGGCAACCAACATCCCACCTCATAACTTAGGGGAGGTCATCGATGGATGTCTTGCCTTCATTGATAATGAAGACATTACGATCGATGAACTGATCGAGTACATTCCGGGCCCTGACTTTCCAACGGCTGCAATGATCAGTGGCCGTAAAGGTATTATTGATGCCTACAAAACCGGGCGCGGCAAAATTTATCTCCGTTCAAAAGCGGATATCGAAACAGATAAAAATGGTCGAGAGACGATAGTTGTTACTGAGATTCCTTATCAGGTCAATAAAGCACGCTTGATCGAGAAAATCGCAGAGCTGGTCAAAGATAAAAAAGTCGAAGGTATCAGTGCACTGCGTGATGAATCCGATAAAGACGGGATGCGTATTGTTATCGAATGTAAACGTGATGCTGTCGGCGAAGTTGTCCTGAATAATCTGTATTCACAGACTCAGTTACAAACCACGTTCGGCATTAACATGGTTGCGCTCGATAATGGACAGCCAAAACTGTTTAACCTGAAAGAACTGTTAAAATGTTTTGTTGATCACCGTCGTGAAGTGGTGACTCGTCGGACAATCTTCGAACTACGCAAAGCGCGGGATCGTGCCCATATTCTGGAAGGTCTGGCACTTGCGCTGGCAAATATCGATGACATTATTGAACTGATTCGTCGTGCTCCAACACCGGCAGAAGCAAAAGCAGGTCTATTGGCTCGTGGTTGGTCTTTAGGTGATGTTGCGGCAATGCTCGAGCGTGCGGGTGTTGATGCGGCACGTCCGGACTGGCTGGAACCCCAATACGGTATCCGTGATGGGCTGTATTTCCTGACTGAACAGCAGGCACAAGCGATTCTTGAGTTAAGATTGCACCGACTAACTGGTCTTGAGCATGAAAAAATTCTGGATGAATACAAAGCCTTACTGGAAGAAATCGCCGAATTAATGTTGATTCTGTCCAGCACTGAACGTCTGATGGAAGTTATCAGGGAAGAACTGGAAGCTGTCAGAAATGGTTTCGGTGATAATCGTCTGACAGAAATTACAGCAGCTTCACATGATATTGATCTGGAAGAGCTGATTGCGCGTGAAGACGTAGTGGTTACTTTATCTCATGAAAGATATGTGAAGTACCAATCACTGAGTGATTATGAGTCTCAGCGTCGTGGCGGTAAGGGTAAAAGTGCCACGAAGATGAAAGACGAAGACTATATTGAACGTCTGTTAGTGGCGAATACCCACGATAATATTCTGTGCTTCTCAACGCGTGGTAAAACGTATCGTCTCAAAGTGTATCAGCTACCTCATGCGACCCGGACTGCACGAGGAAAGCCGATTAATAACATTCTTCCGCTGGAAGAAAATGAACGGATTACGGCAATTCTTCGGGTTGCAGAATACTCGGAAGATAAATTTATCTTCATGGCAACCGGTGACGGAACCGTGAAGAAAACATCACTTGATCAGTTTGCCAATGTTCGTTCCAACGGCTTGATTGCTGTGAACCTGCGTGATGACGATTCATTGATTGGTGTCGATATTACGGATGGGAACAGTGAGATTATGTTGTTCTCGAAAGCCGGTAAAGTCGTCCGGTTTAATGAACAACATGTACGAGCTATGGGAAGAACGGCATCCGGTGTCCGAGGCATGAAGTTGGCAGACAACGATCAAGTTGTCTCGCTGATTGTACCTTCTGAACAGGGTGATATTCTGACTGTGACTGAAAATGGTTACGGTAAGCGGACTGATTTGAATGAATATCCGACGAAAGGGCGGGCAACTCAAGGGGTTGTTTCAATCAAAGTGTCTGAGCGTAACGGCTGTGTTGTCGGAGCCGTACAGGTAGACAGCGGTGATGAATTTATGATGATCACCAATGCTGGTACCTTGGTTCGAACTCGTGTCGGAGAAGTCAGTCAGGTTGGTCGTAATACCCAAGGTGTGACATTGATTAGAACCGCAGAAGATGAAAAAGTGGTTGGTCTGCAACGAATCGAAGAAGTTGAAGATGCTGATATCGATGCAAGCGTTGTCGATGAAAGTGTTGTAGCAGATGACACCACTGAGGATTCATCCTCGTCATCAGAGCCTTTAGCTCCAAATGAGGGAGAGAGCTCAGATGAGCAAGATCTCTCTGACGATTAA
- a CDS encoding 3-demethylubiquinone-9 3-methyltransferase — protein MAQHAYAFPNTSSTLSLLTDEELEQIERVWIELIMWKKSQTH, from the coding sequence ATGGCGCAGCACGCGTATGCATTTCCAAATACGTCCTCGACATTGTCACTTTTAACTGATGAAGAGCTGGAGCAGATTGAAAGAGTTTGGATCGAGCTGATCATGTGGAAAAAATCGCAGACACATTAA